The following are from one region of the Streptomyces decoyicus genome:
- a CDS encoding SCO6745 family protein produces the protein MSEYLSVARRMWHLLEPLHATLYFAPEARQVAADLGHDVSSRWPSYFAWRTAPLGAAGPGLVAATYYTFSPRMIARYLPRIWTVADPAKVLDARLLAMDRALTALTDGRLSAAQLAEAARLARQAAENAGTAARPLAAANRDLPWPDAPHLVLWQAATVLREHRGDGHLAALLTCELDPCEALVSFAAIGAAPASDFVGRGWSAQEWSDARHRLAARGWIAPDGAATERARKEREAIERTTDRLAAGPWRALGHSRAERLAQLLHPVLGAVFEAGYLPRHGTLGIGRVKVGYP, from the coding sequence ATGTCGGAATACCTTTCGGTCGCCCGCCGGATGTGGCACCTGCTGGAGCCACTGCACGCCACGCTGTACTTCGCCCCGGAGGCCCGCCAGGTCGCCGCCGACCTCGGCCATGACGTGTCCTCCCGCTGGCCCAGCTATTTCGCCTGGCGTACGGCTCCGCTGGGCGCTGCCGGGCCCGGGCTGGTGGCCGCGACGTACTACACCTTCAGCCCACGGATGATCGCCCGCTACCTCCCCCGGATCTGGACCGTCGCGGACCCGGCCAAGGTGCTGGACGCGCGGCTGCTGGCCATGGACCGCGCGCTGACCGCCCTGACCGACGGCCGGCTGAGCGCCGCGCAGCTCGCCGAAGCGGCCCGGCTCGCCCGCCAGGCCGCCGAGAACGCCGGGACGGCCGCCCGCCCGCTGGCCGCCGCCAATCGCGATCTGCCCTGGCCGGACGCGCCGCATCTGGTGCTCTGGCAGGCCGCGACCGTCCTCCGCGAACACCGCGGCGACGGCCATCTGGCCGCCCTGCTGACCTGCGAACTCGACCCCTGTGAGGCCCTGGTGTCGTTCGCCGCGATCGGTGCGGCGCCGGCCTCCGACTTCGTGGGGCGCGGCTGGAGCGCTCAGGAGTGGAGCGACGCCCGGCACCGCCTCGCCGCCCGCGGCTGGATCGCCCCGGACGGCGCCGCCACAGAACGCGCCCGCAAGGAACGCGAGGCGATCGAGCGGACGACGGACCGGCTGGCTGCCGGCCCCTGGCGGGCACTGGGCCACTCCCGCGCCGAACGGCTGGCGCAGCTGCTCCACCCCGTCCTCGGCGCGGTCTTCGAGGCCGGCTATCTGCCCCGGCACGGCACGCTGGGAATAGGGAGGGTGAAGGTCGGCTACCCGTAG
- a CDS encoding Clp protease N-terminal domain-containing protein, which yields MFEKFTAGARAVVRGAVQQADRTGSGTVGEPELLVALLDRTDSPAAGVLAALGVHEQRESVVEALAAVRRRGGVSTADAEALAGLGIDIDAVVARVEEAHGEGALADDGRAGRRKRTRRPFTAEAKSVLERALRIAVGRGERYIGDEHLLMALTARPGPAAVVLADHGVTYGDVVRVLDEARGRRAS from the coding sequence ATGTTCGAGAAGTTCACGGCCGGGGCGCGCGCGGTGGTGCGCGGCGCCGTGCAGCAGGCGGACCGTACGGGCAGCGGCACGGTCGGCGAACCGGAGCTGCTGGTCGCGCTGCTGGACCGGACGGATTCACCGGCCGCCGGTGTGCTCGCCGCACTCGGTGTGCACGAGCAGCGGGAGTCGGTGGTGGAGGCCCTTGCGGCGGTGCGCCGGCGCGGCGGGGTGTCGACGGCCGACGCGGAGGCGCTGGCCGGGCTCGGGATCGACATCGACGCGGTCGTGGCGCGGGTGGAGGAGGCGCACGGGGAGGGCGCGCTGGCCGACGACGGGCGGGCCGGGCGCCGGAAGCGGACGCGCCGGCCGTTCACCGCGGAGGCGAAGTCGGTGCTGGAGCGCGCCCTGCGGATCGCGGTCGGCCGCGGCGAGCGCTACATCGGCGATGAGCATCTGCTGATGGCGCTGACCGCCAGGCCGGGACCGGCCGCCGTGGTGCTCGCCGATCACGGGGTGACGTACGGCGATGTGGTGCGGGTGCTCGACGAGGCCCGCGGCAGGCGCGCGAGTTGA
- a CDS encoding CU044_2847 family protein: protein MQDRAQRIELPDGTEVWARVSRLDAPGLDGPDDMDGTDGEFEDVGAWDALGARVEGLREVIGGVAASVRRATERVAPHETSVTFGVELSAKPGKAVALLADGEAKANLSVTLTWRREDGTPLPAEAHGGPAAGRREPDDASR from the coding sequence ATGCAAGATCGCGCGCAGCGGATCGAGCTGCCCGACGGTACGGAAGTCTGGGCCCGGGTCTCCCGGCTCGACGCCCCCGGGCTCGACGGCCCGGACGACATGGACGGGACCGACGGCGAATTCGAGGACGTCGGCGCCTGGGACGCGCTCGGCGCCCGGGTCGAGGGGCTCCGCGAGGTGATCGGCGGGGTCGCCGCCAGCGTCCGCAGGGCGACCGAGCGGGTCGCCCCGCACGAGACCAGTGTGACCTTCGGCGTGGAGCTCTCGGCCAAGCCGGGCAAGGCCGTCGCCCTGCTCGCGGACGGCGAGGCCAAGGCCAATCTCTCCGTCACGCTCACCTGGCGGCGCGAGGACGGGACGCCCTTACCGGCGGAGGCGCACGGGGGACCTGCGGCCGGCCGTCGGGAGCCGGATGATGCGAGCCGCTGA
- a CDS encoding PadR family transcriptional regulator, whose amino-acid sequence MPPVFAHGRLRLYLLKLLDETPRHGYEIIRLLEERFQGLYAPSAGTVYPRLAKLEAEGLVTHATEGGRKVYSITDAGRAELADRGGELADLELEIRESVAALASDIREDVSGSARDLRREIREAAQQARKDARGSGTAGRNGDGTTDAQDDAAGRPFPEASDYFDAAFGDKESWRQAKEEFRRAKEEWKEQARRAKEESRRARQDAQRARKQARDAQVFAREEVQRVIKRVQEQTQGAVRSGDWSGAVREALSEVSREVGRFTGGQSGAGRGGEPDGAGRGGAENGTRVTVERVDVAEEGTTEGTAEGPAAGAPPAPEWAREPAGDNPARDFDRLLDRFRDDLRDAARDHGVTAEQLKESRRRLSTAAAHIGALLRHPEQYASLADRDD is encoded by the coding sequence ATGCCCCCCGTCTTCGCCCATGGCCGCCTGCGTCTCTACCTCCTCAAGCTGCTGGACGAGACCCCGCGGCACGGCTACGAGATCATCCGCCTCCTGGAGGAACGCTTCCAGGGCCTCTACGCCCCCTCCGCCGGCACGGTCTACCCCCGGCTGGCCAAGCTGGAGGCCGAGGGCCTGGTGACCCATGCGACCGAGGGCGGCCGCAAGGTCTACTCGATCACCGATGCCGGACGGGCCGAACTCGCCGACCGTGGCGGCGAGTTGGCGGACCTCGAACTGGAGATCCGGGAGTCGGTCGCCGCGCTCGCCTCCGACATCCGGGAGGACGTGAGCGGTTCGGCGCGGGACCTGCGCCGCGAGATCCGGGAGGCCGCCCAGCAGGCCCGCAAGGACGCGCGAGGAAGCGGGACGGCCGGGCGGAACGGCGACGGGACGACGGACGCCCAGGACGACGCGGCCGGGCGGCCCTTCCCCGAGGCCTCCGACTACTTCGACGCGGCGTTCGGCGACAAGGAGTCCTGGCGGCAGGCGAAGGAGGAGTTCCGGCGCGCCAAGGAGGAGTGGAAGGAGCAGGCCCGGCGGGCCAAGGAGGAGAGCCGGCGCGCCCGCCAGGACGCCCAGCGGGCCCGTAAGCAGGCCAGGGACGCCCAGGTGTTCGCGCGCGAGGAGGTCCAGCGGGTCATCAAGCGCGTACAGGAGCAGACCCAGGGGGCGGTGCGGTCGGGCGACTGGTCGGGCGCGGTGCGCGAGGCGCTGTCCGAGGTGTCCCGCGAGGTCGGCCGCTTCACCGGCGGCCAGTCCGGCGCCGGGCGCGGCGGCGAACCGGACGGGGCCGGGCGCGGCGGCGCGGAGAACGGGACCCGGGTGACGGTCGAGCGCGTCGACGTGGCCGAGGAGGGCACCACTGAGGGCACCGCGGAGGGCCCGGCGGCCGGGGCTCCGCCGGCCCCGGAGTGGGCCCGGGAACCGGCCGGCGACAACCCGGCCCGCGACTTCGACCGGCTGCTGGACCGTTTCCGCGACGACCTGCGGGACGCGGCACGCGACCACGGCGTCACCGCCGAGCAGCTGAAGGAGTCCCGCCGCAGGCTGTCGACGGCCGCCGCCCACATCGGTGCACTGCTGCGTCATCCGGAGCAGTACGCGTCCTTGGCGGACCGGGACGACTGA
- a CDS encoding DUF4097 family beta strand repeat-containing protein, producing MSAGTEWSHQPTQVTSPRTLEVSEAVDTLNVRVVNGTVNVVGTTDGGPARLEISELHGPPLTVSCAGGTLSIAYEDLPWKGFLKFLDRKGWNRSAVVSVTVPAGTRVEVGVVGAGAVVSGISGRTDVRGVSGDSTLVGLTGGVRADTVSGNVEVQSVSGDLRFNSVSGDLTVIDGAGGAVRADSVSGDMVLDLDPAKGADITLTTVSGEVAIRLPDPADATVEANTASGTVSNAFDDLRVSGQWGAKKITGSLGAGTGRLKVTTVSGALALLRRPSFGDEDGRHGAPGGGPAPGPPEDSPTDPPAEKKVL from the coding sequence ATGTCAGCCGGGACCGAGTGGTCGCACCAACCGACACAGGTGACCTCACCACGCACTCTGGAGGTCAGCGAAGCCGTCGACACCTTGAACGTGCGCGTGGTCAACGGCACCGTCAACGTCGTCGGCACCACGGACGGCGGCCCGGCCCGCCTGGAGATCAGCGAGCTGCACGGTCCGCCGCTGACCGTCTCGTGCGCCGGCGGCACGCTGTCGATCGCCTACGAGGACCTCCCCTGGAAGGGCTTCTTGAAGTTCCTCGACCGCAAGGGGTGGAACCGCAGCGCGGTGGTGTCGGTGACGGTACCGGCCGGCACCCGGGTCGAAGTCGGCGTGGTCGGCGCCGGCGCGGTGGTCTCCGGCATCTCGGGGCGTACGGACGTCCGCGGCGTCTCCGGCGACAGCACGCTCGTCGGGCTGACCGGAGGGGTGCGGGCCGACACCGTCTCCGGCAACGTCGAGGTGCAGTCGGTCAGCGGCGATCTGCGCTTCAACTCCGTCTCGGGGGATCTGACGGTCATCGACGGTGCGGGCGGCGCGGTGCGGGCCGACTCCGTCAGCGGCGACATGGTCCTCGACCTGGACCCCGCGAAGGGCGCCGACATCACCTTGACGACGGTCTCCGGGGAGGTCGCCATCCGGCTGCCCGATCCGGCGGACGCCACGGTCGAGGCCAACACCGCGAGCGGCACGGTCTCCAACGCCTTCGACGATCTGCGGGTCAGCGGCCAGTGGGGCGCGAAGAAGATCACCGGCTCGCTGGGCGCGGGCACCGGCAGGCTCAAGGTCACCACCGTCTCCGGCGCCCTGGCCCTGCTGCGCCGCCCCTCCTTCGGGGACGAGGACGGCCGGCACGGCGCCCCCGGCGGCGGCCCGGCCCCCGGTCCGCCCGAGGACTCCCCCACCGACCCGCCCGCCGAGAAGAAGGTGCTCTGA
- a CDS encoding DUF6104 family protein — translation MYFTDRGIEELENRRGEEEVTLGWVADQLRTFVDLNPDFEVPVERLATWLARLDDEDEDE, via the coding sequence GTGTATTTCACTGACCGTGGCATCGAGGAGCTGGAGAACCGACGCGGCGAGGAGGAGGTCACCCTCGGGTGGGTGGCCGATCAGCTGCGTACGTTCGTCGATCTGAACCCGGACTTCGAGGTACCGGTGGAGCGGCTGGCCACCTGGCTGGCCCGGCTGGACGACGAGGACGAGGACGAGTAG